The Arthrobacter sp. D5-1 genome segment AGGCCCCGCTGACGGTGGCGCGGACGGCGTCCCCGGCACGCACGACGGCGGAGCCGATGGTGGTGCCGACGGCGGCGCAGACGGTGGTGCGGAAGGCCCCGCTGACGGTGGTGCCGACGGCGGCGCGGACGGTGGTGCGGAAGGCCCCGCTGACGGTGGTGCGGACGGCGTCCCCGGCACGCACGACGGCGGTGCTGACGGTGGTGCCGACGGCGGCGCCGGACAACAGGGCAGCTAGGTTTGAGCTCTACCAGCACTGATTTCCAGGACCCCGGCGCCGTGAAAGGCGGCGGGGTCCTGGAAACACGCCTGATCGACATCGGCCAGGAGGAATTTGCCAGTGACGTCTGGGGGCGAACCGCCCTGCTGACCCGTGGTGTCAGCGACTTCTCCGATGTGTTCTCAGCCGGCGCAGTGGACGAACTGGTTTCACGCCGCGGGCTGCGGACGCCTTTCCTGCGCGTCGCCAAGGGCGGCTCCACGCTTCCCGAGTCCTCCTACACTTCTCCGGCAGGGGTCGGCGCCACCATCTCCGACCAGCTTGATGACACCGCGCTGTGGCGTAAGTTCGCTGATGGTGCCACCCTCGTGCTGCAGGCGCTGCACCGCACGTGGGAGCCTGTGTCGGGTTTCAGCTCGCAGTTGAGCAGTGAACTCGGACATCCTGTGCAGGCCAACGCCTACATCACCCCGCCGCAGAACCGTGGCTTCGATGATCACTACGACGTCCACGACGTCTTCGTGCTGCAGATCGAGGGAACCAAGCGCTGGATCATCCATAAGCCGGTCCACGTGGACCCGCTGCGAAGCCAGCCTTGGACTGATCGCCGCTCCGCGGTCGAAGAGGCCGCTCAAGGCGCAGCGTACATCGACACGGTCCTCGAGCCGGGCGATGTCCTGTACCTGCCACGAGGCTGGCTGCACGCCGCCCAGGCACAGGGGAAAGTCTCCATCCATCTGACCTTGGGAATCCACACCTGGACCCGCCATGCGTTGGCCGAACATCTGGCACAGGCCGCACTTGCCGCGCTCTGTGACGATCCAGGGATGCGCCGGTCCTTGCCATTGGGCGTCGACGGACCTGAAGAGGAGATGGCTGCAGTCCGTGAACGTCTCGCGGCCGCTGTCCTTGAAGCCGATACGACGTCCCTTTTCCACCGTGCCCGAAGGGGGCAAGGGCGCCCGGCTCCCCTTGGTCCGGTGGCCCAACTCGCGGCCATTGACGGCCTCAGGCCAGAGTCGCTGGTTCGTCTTCGGGGGGCCCTGGAAGCACGGTTTGATGGCTCACGCCTCACCACCCGCGTCGGTTGGCTCGACTTCCCCGAGGAAGATCTGCCGTCCGTGCGGCGCCTGCTGGAGGGCGGGGAATACCCCGCGGCGGACATCGGCCTGGCACTCGCCGAGAGGTTGTTGCGCGCAGGAGTTCTTGTCCCCGTCGCACAATGACGTCCCCGGCAGCCGCAACGGGACGCTTCTTCTGCGCGGAAACTGCCCAGGCGCGCGGGGACTCGATGGCAGGCACGGCGTCACCCGGCCTCGTCTGGGTCCTCGTGGAGTACCGGGGCGCGTGGCCGCCCGACGGCTTTGACGCCCTGGATCTCGAGGCGGGGACCAAGGCGCTCGTCGTCTCTGCGGCGCGGACGGCGAATGCGCGGATTCTCCTGGTGCGGCGGCCCGGCCCTCGCCGCCGCCCGGGTCCGGGCAGATGGGCCGTTCTTCGCCATGAAAGCTCCGGCGCCTATCGACAGCACTGGGGAACGTGGGAGCGGGATGAGGACCTCGCGGGGATAGCCTCAGCCCTGGCATCTCCCGGAGAGCACGGTTTCCCGCCGGTCATCATGGTTTGCGCCCACGGTCAGCACGACCCCTGCTGCGCAGTATGGGGCCGCCCCGTGGGACGTGCACTCAGCGAGCGCTGGCCAGAGTTGGTGTGGGAGTGCTCCCATGTTGGCGGTGACAGGTTTGCGGCCAACGTGGTCATCGCCCCGGACGGCGTTTATTACGGAGGACTCGACGCCGGGTCCGCCGTGGCCACCGTTGAGGAGCACCTGGCCGCCCGTATCCACGCAGAGCATCTGCGCGGCTATACGGATCTCTTGCCGCCCCAGCAAGCCGCGGTGGTGGCAGTGCTGGGGCAGTTCGGTCCTGCCGGCCGGCAGGATTTTGTGGTCACTGAGACCTTGCGGGAGGGCGAGCACTGGCGCATCCGGATTACTGGCCGGCCGCCCCATCCGGCGAAAATCGAGGTGGAATTGCGGGCCAGCCGCGCACCGCAGAGGCAGCTGACCTG includes the following:
- a CDS encoding cupin domain-containing protein, whose translation is MSSTSTDFQDPGAVKGGGVLETRLIDIGQEEFASDVWGRTALLTRGVSDFSDVFSAGAVDELVSRRGLRTPFLRVAKGGSTLPESSYTSPAGVGATISDQLDDTALWRKFADGATLVLQALHRTWEPVSGFSSQLSSELGHPVQANAYITPPQNRGFDDHYDVHDVFVLQIEGTKRWIIHKPVHVDPLRSQPWTDRRSAVEEAAQGAAYIDTVLEPGDVLYLPRGWLHAAQAQGKVSIHLTLGIHTWTRHALAEHLAQAALAALCDDPGMRRSLPLGVDGPEEEMAAVRERLAAAVLEADTTSLFHRARRGQGRPAPLGPVAQLAAIDGLRPESLVRLRGALEARFDGSRLTTRVGWLDFPEEDLPSVRRLLEGGEYPAADIGLALAERLLRAGVLVPVAQ
- a CDS encoding sucrase ferredoxin, whose amino-acid sequence is MTSPAAATGRFFCAETAQARGDSMAGTASPGLVWVLVEYRGAWPPDGFDALDLEAGTKALVVSAARTANARILLVRRPGPRRRPGPGRWAVLRHESSGAYRQHWGTWERDEDLAGIASALASPGEHGFPPVIMVCAHGQHDPCCAVWGRPVGRALSERWPELVWECSHVGGDRFAANVVIAPDGVYYGGLDAGSAVATVEEHLAARIHAEHLRGYTDLLPPQQAAVVAVLGQFGPAGRQDFVVTETLREGEHWRIRITGRPPHPAKIEVELRASRAPQRQLTCRAPAGGSVIVYETLSIRIN
- a CDS encoding BatC protein, which encodes MSIPEQDPSQQEGPADGGADGVPGTHDGGADGGADGGADGGAEGPADGGADGGADGGAEGPADGGADGVPGTHDGGADGGADGGAGQQGS